The region agtattttttgaacaattcgTGAATCAGGAATCTTAGTGTCAAGACATATTTTGTTTGCAATGTCGAGAAGCTTGTGtgcataatctttgattattTCCAAGTATTTCATCTCTACATTTCAAGTTCTCAAACTAGATTCAAAGCTTGCATTCCTTTGATTCTCTCACTACCTTCATACTCTTCCTTTAAAAACTTCCACATTTGATGTGTTGTTTTTATCGTTAGTTGAAAATGACTGGAGATACAATTgtgaacaaaattgatttggctTTGGACTTTCAAAGCCTCCtttctttgtgatttttcaTCTTAGCAACGGTAGGATTATTTGGCAAGGAAGACACTTCGTAGTCCTCTTCTAGTGCTTCCCATACATCATTAGCATCTATACTTCCATTTTGATAGCCCACATTTGATAGTTTAGTCCATCAAGTACAGGAACAAAAATGGTAGTAAAGGATGTGTCAGATTCCATTTTATGTGTGGTGGCTATTTGGTGGTTGTAAAGGATGTTTTAGATTCCATCGCGTAAGATACTTTTTGCTCTTGATACCAATTCTAggattttaaagtaaaaaggCAAAAGAACAAAGAGAAACTGATTTGACTTCTTAAACCACATGTTGTTTGAGTCACAAAATTCCAAAAGATTCAAATTCGAGACAATACTAATCTACTTTTACTTAGTTGTTAATACACTACAAGCAAAATTGATCTCATTTAAAATTGAAGACAATTATATTTTCATGTAAAgttgtttgttaaatttaaaattatttaaaagaaactgTCCTGTacgattatttttataattaataactgATCATATGAATCTTTAGATTGTGGTATTAGTTCCTAGaaaccaatatttttttaatttataattgctTTTCAGGAACTTTATCCAACCTTGCAAGCCTTAAGATAACAAGTTGCGGGAAGTTAGGCTCAATTTTTACAGCATCTATAGCTAAGACCTTGACTTCTTTGGAAGAATTGTACATAGGTGGGTGCAAAAGTTTGAAAGATATAGTAACTCATGAAAGGGTCAACAAAAATCAGGAGGAAAGCATTGTTGAGAATGAGCATGATTGTCAGAGTGATATTTCAATCTTCCAAAGTTTGAAGAAGATACATATCAGTGATTGTGACTTATTGGAGGGTATATTCCCTGTTTCTTTTGTTGGAGAATTGAATGATATAACAAATAAAGAGGGTTTTGATTTCAAAAACTTCTCTAGTCGAAATAATACTCAAATTGAGCTTCCTACTTTAGAAGTACTTGAACTTGATCATATTCGGAACAGAACCATTGTTGGTAGTTATGATGTGATATGTCCATCTTTAAGAACACTATCATTGGATATTGGGAGATATGTTGGGTTTTTCAACATAAATTGTTCAACAGATGCTTCAGAACCTACAAAAACGGATTTTATTGCAATCAAGGTATGAAAAACCATCATTTACATTGTTTCTCTCTTTGtgaatttacaaaaaataatctaaatatttgaatttcaaGATCACGCTGTGCTAAAAGTAATACTGCGACTTACTAGTGACCTGAATTCATACCATAGGtgtaacataaatttttaatatttaagtggGATAGATTATTTGGAACAGATTAACTTtggaaaattattttcttttcaactttctCTTAATAGGCTAAATAGAAAGCAATTATTTTTGTGGGAAAAATCTAATCTAAACAATTAGTGACATTGCTTAAACTTTTAGCTATACGAACAATACAATAGAAATGGAATACATTAATAATCAGAGTTGGTTTAAGAAGTATTTTGGTGTATAAATTGCAGATATCGAACTCAGATTTTGATCCGCCGGTTGAAAGTGTTGAATGTCTTTCAAAAGAACCGCATGGTTTGAACTTGATTATGATACACAATATTTGAGAGATTAGACTGAAAGGCTTTGATAAGGCAAGGTACCTTTTTAAAATGTCCATTGCTTCATCATTGATGATGCTGGAAATTTTGACTATAAACCATTGTGATGGACTTGAGTACATTATAGACACTGATGATGAATATGGCAAAGACAATATGAAGGCTATCTTTCCTAACTTAAAAACGCTCTCAGTGTTTAAGTGTTTGTTGTTGAAATATATGTTTGGGCAATATCATGTAGCTAATAAGGATTATAAGGAGATTCATATTCAATTCTCAGCATTGGAATCACTCTCTCTTCATGATCTACCAAAGTTTGTTAGCATTTGTTCTACCAACACTCTCACTGTGACGTGGCCATCTTTGAAGGACTTTGTGTGTTACAGTTGTTTTTATCCATTTTATGGTTCTGTTAGTTATTTGACGATTATCACAAGTACAGAGGTAGTcttgtcttttttgtttttatgattattaattatttctcctttgtattttctatttggatttttttacaatttctaTTAATATTCTGCAGGATCCAAAAGGGATTATAAACCATTTCCTCACTCTGCAAACTCTACATATATGGAGTTCTGGATTTGAATGTATATTTTTCCTTAATGGACATGGAATGACTGAGCAACAAGTGAGTTTAAGGTTAAGGTATTTGTCGTTGGAATATCTACATCAAATGACTTATATTTGGATGGGTCCCAAGAATTCAGTTACTCTGCAACATCTTACCACATTAAAAATAAGGGAATGTGGAAAGTTGGAAGTAATCTTTCCTTCCTGTGTCTTAAGAAGCTTACCAGAATTGAAGTTGCTAACCATATCAGAATGCATGGAATTGAAGCAGATTGTAGGGTGTGAAAAAGGAGCTTCAAAGGATTCTTTTACGTTtccaaatcttaaaaaattagaaatatttggATGTCCAAAATTAGAAGTAATATTTTCGAAATATGTTTTAAGATGCTTACCAGAGTTGAATTTTCTGCAGATAAGAAAATGCGAAAAATTAGAACAAATAATTGAAGAGGataaaaaattgtctaatcATATTTCTCCTCAACCATGCTTTCCAAAACTAGAAGCCCTGTATGTTGGACATTGCCATAAGCTGAAAAGATTATTCTATGGATCGGCATCTAATGACCTTCCCAATCTTCATCTTTTGATCATAAATGGAGCCTATGAACTAGAAGAGCTTGTTGGATGTGAACAAGGAAATTGTGACGAGATAGGAAACACTAAAGCTGAGCTTCCAAAACTCAAACTTCTAATATTTATGCATCTTTCAAACTTCCACCTAGATACTCGTTTGTCGAATTTAAAGATTTGTGTTGTCTACAAATGTCCAAATCTCTCTTTGACTTCAACAACTACTCTTGGGAAGCTTATTGAAAATTTTCCTTATGAAGAAGGTAAATACTATAtggaatttttaaatataaactgtTATTGGAATGTTGCCAACTTTTCTTGCAAGATCTTTAATTTTAAGCTTTAGTAATTTTCGTTATGAAGAACACTATTTTAAGGAAAACGATCCTTAAAACGTAGAGTCACCACTTTATTTTGATGGGTGATATAAAATTtctatcataaatattttttatgatataatgaTTCATCATGGAAAGTTGAGGTTGTTTTCCCTTTTGTTATGTGTTTCATTGTCACATGAATTccctaatatatattttttgttgttgcagATTTTAAAAACACTGTAGTTGAAAGATGGGAGTTTGAGGGCATCTTAAGATTATTGAATGAAGATTCAGCTATGAGTGGTAGCAGTGAGTTCACTTCATCACAGGTCAGAACCAACCAATTGTTTTTTCCCTCATTCAGAAAAAAATACCATTGCTTGTTCCCTTCTAAATGGCTTGAggtttatatgtatatttgcatttcattctcataaaaagaatgaaaactaCTCTACCAAATTACACATCTTTTATATGTGTGCAGTTTGCATTAGATAATGTCATGATATGCCAACTAACTAAGAATCAGCTAGAAATTAGTAAAATAGATatggagaagagaagaaggaagtaTAGTCACAATGAAAGTTACCTTAGAAAACTTATCTTTAGAATTGTAAAGTGTATTGATGAAACTAACTACACTTAATGGAAGAGTTGTAGCATTAGTGAGACTAGCAGTGCCGACCAGTGTTTTAGAATTTAGAGCCCCACCTTCAATTTGTATGGGATCTTCTCTGCGTAAAATACCTTAGCATATATGTGCAATAATTACTAAACTTAAAAATGGATTTTGTGATATTAAGACTAATTAACATGCACTTGAAGAAACAGTAGTAAGAAAACCACTAAAAATCGCTCATATCTCACATGATGAACATTGAAAATAATGACCCTTTCAAACTTTAGAGCCACTAACTCaatcatattttttcaatttttggtaAGGAGACTGGGGATATTGGAAATGAGAGTATTGAAGAGGGGCCTGCAGCAGAGGGAGCTAAGACAAAATCTTTGTCAAATGGTGTTGAAGACATTAGCATTGAAGGTGGTGTTGCAACTCATATTGAGTCTGGTGGCATGGACTTACCtgcactagattcaaagcttgTTGAACAAGATGATAAGATGAATGAAGGAAAGCCAGGAATAATGTCAAGTAAAGGAATTCAAATAGAAGAAGGGTTGAATCTGGTGGATAAACAAGAGGGAATAGATATTGTTTCTAATAACAACAGTGACATCTCTCcaggttttttatttcttattatgtCATTTCCATCCTATATTTTCATATCACCCTCTCAAACTTTCACAGCTTCTGCAGATATCCGTACAAGATTGGGAGCATATAAACATTTTGTTGGTCTGGATGATGCACAGATTTCTCTTCTAGTGGAGGCAATTACTTCATATCCTCATCTCTGGAATGCTTCCAAGAAGTTTAGTGATCGTTTTCAAGCTTGGAGGTTGAAAATTTTGGCAGATATGTTGTCTTTCCTTCAGAAGGAAAGTGTCCATAGTGTTATTcctgaaagagaaaaagagttcGATAAACTATGTGAAGAAGCTATTGAAGTTGGATTTGAGAGTTTATGGGTAGAGGAAATGCGTCAACGTGTTGTGGCGAGGGATCCTAAGCTGGGAGAGGACATTGTTGCTAAGAGACAAATAGATGAGAATTCTAAGAGGTATGactatttaaattcttaactgTGTAATGTAAAGAATGAATATTACGGAATTTATTGATGCccaattaaaatgtatatatgttTCTCTTTAGATATACATTTGATGGAAAATGCAATTCTTTCAAGATAAATAGCATCAGTTTCTGAGTTTTTTGTTCTTTGGCAAGGAATTTAAGTTTGTTACACAAGTGTAGTAGTGGGGACATGGTATCAGATTCCCAGGCTGTTGAACAAGGTGATGGGCCTAATAAAGATTGGGAAGTTTCCACTTCAGAAATACAAAGAATAACAACATCATTAACAGTTGAAAGGCCAACTCCGAGTTATTTGTATATTCCTATACGTGAAACACCCTCAAATGTGAGTCTAATAAATCTTTTTATGAGTATTGGATGAAATAAAAGTACTGAGAGTATTGTGCTTTTATAGCTGTTTATTACTTTCTTTAGCCATTGGTGGACACACAGCAGACTAGTGAACAGTGGTTGATGAAGCAGAAAATACCAGTTGGTGAAATTCCTAAGGTAAATGACAAACAAAAATACcataaattattctaaattaatatgTTTGTCCACTTACCATCAACAATAACCCTGCTAGTACGTCATAGAAAGAAGTCAAGTCTGCAACTTATTACATGTCATTCGTTCTTCCGCAGAGTATTGTGCAAGTTGTTGTAGGGCAAACCATAGCAAAGAACACTAATATGGCAGCTTCATCCATTCTTTCTGAATCCGGCAGCTCTCAGTTGGACTCAAAAGTTACTTTACAAAGTAAATCACATTCACATGTAAGTTTCTTTTATGCAATTCACATTTCCAACATATTCGATCGGCCAGAATAAAAAAGATGTTTGCCATTGTGATTTATCATTTGTTGCAAGAgtggattgaaaaaaaaaatactgaattTCTATGttggaatttaaatttaatatatttgtttctgATCATAATtagactaaaaatatagtttccaatattataatgataacaTCTCAATAGATACCATCAAAATggcattttgttgataatattaattcaatatatttttatttaaactacttttttgaaaatattttagtgttag is a window of Vigna radiata var. radiata cultivar VC1973A unplaced genomic scaffold, Vradiata_ver6 scaffold_134, whole genome shotgun sequence DNA encoding:
- the LOC106753631 gene encoding uncharacterized protein LOC106753631 isoform X2, with product MSIASSLMMLEILTINHCDGLEYIIDTDDEYGKDNMKAIFPNLKTLSVFKCLLLKYMFGQYHVANKDYKEIHIQFSALESLSLHDLPKFVSICSTNTLTVTWPSLKDFVCYSCFYPFYGSVSYLTIITSTEDPKGIINHFLTLQTLHIWSSGFECIFFLNGHGMTEQQVSLRLRYLSLEYLHQMTYIWMGPKNSVTLQHLTTLKIRECGKLEVIFPSCVLRSLPELKLLTISECMELKQIVGCEKGASKDSFTFPNLKKLEIFGCPKLEVIFSKYVLRCLPELNFLQIRKCEKLEQIIEEDKKLSNHISPQPCFPKLEALYVGHCHKLKRLFYGSASNDLPNLHLLIINGAYELEELVGCEQGNCDEIGNTKAELPKLKLLIFMHLSNFHLDTRLSNLKICVVYKCPNLSLTSTTTLGKLIENFPYEEDFKNTVVERWEFEGILRLLNEDSAMSGSSEFTSSQTGDIGNESIEEGPAAEGAKTKSLSNGVEDISIEGGVATHIESGGMDLPALDSKLVEQDDKMNEGKPGIMSSKGIQIEEGLNLVDKQEGIDIVSNNNSDISPASADIRTRLGAYKHFVGLDDAQISLLVEAITSYPHLWNASKKFSDRFQAWRLKILADMLSFLQKESVHSVIPEREKEFDKLCEEAIEVGFESLWVEEMRQRVVARDPKLGEDIVAKRQIDENSKRNLSLLHKCSSGDMVSDSQAVEQGDGPNKDWEVSTSEIQRITTSLTVERPTPSYLYIPIRETPSNPLVDTQQTSEQWLMKQKIPVGEIPKSIVQVVVGQTIAKNTNMAASSILSESGSSQLDSKVTLQSKSHSHSEIKSSQIEPCIAKESEGHHKLIQDIGGNDMIPIVLGKEGEDNIVLKTLVELEKYLKISLKDIVSSETNTLRLFSNLNFLSNLPFKDVNLSDGLKHIIETMHQHFPTILCSFKQRFATIDKLAKLEARQNEVAIKISEAENFNDEAQLKEVVLKEQINRLKEEIKVCETALSSLDEGKNKCIAETIRYKKELENVRKNKSQVVEDQTKVEQELLQMAYKWSVLCSEYELDRMTARNPS
- the LOC106753631 gene encoding uncharacterized protein LOC106753631 isoform X4, with translation MSIASSLMMLEILTINHCDGLEYIIDTDDEYGKDNMKAIFPNLKTLSVFKCLLLKYMFGQYHVANKDYKEIHIQFSALESLSLHDLPKFVSICSTNTLTVTWPSLKDFVCYSCFYPFYGSVSYLTIITSTEDPKGIINHFLTLQTLHIWSSGFECIFFLNGHGMTEQQVSLRLRYLSLEYLHQMTYIWMGPKNSVTLQHLTTLKIRECGKLEVIFPSCVLRSLPELKLLTISECMELKQIVGCEKGASKDSFTFPNLKKLEIFGCPKLEVIFSKYVLRCLPELNFLQIRKCEKLEQIIEEDKKLSNHISPQPCFPKLEALYVGHCHKLKRLFYGSASNDLPNLHLLIINGAYELEELVGCEQGNCDEIGNTKAELPKLKLLIFMHLSNFHLDTRLSNLKICVVYKCPNLSLTSTTTLGKLIENFPYEEDFKNTVVERWEFEGILRLLNEDSAMSGSSEFTSSQETGDIGNESIEEGPAAEGAKTKSLSNGVEDISIEGGVATHIESGGMDLPALDSKLVEQDDKMNEGKPGIMSSKGIQIEEGLNLVDKQEGIDIVSNNNSDISPASADIRTRLGAYKHFVGLDDAQISLLVEAITSYPHLWNASKKFSDRFQAWRLKILADMLSFLQKESVHSVIPEREKEFDKLCEEAIEVGFESLWVEEMRQRVVARDPKLGEDIVAKRQIDENSKSLLHKCSSGDMVSDSQAVEQGDGPNKDWEVSTSEIQRITTSLTVERPTPSYLYIPIRETPSNPLVDTQQTSEQWLMKQKIPVGEIPKSIVQVVVGQTIAKNTNMAASSILSESGSSQLDSKVTLQSKSHSHSEIKSSQIEPCIAKESEGHHKLIQDIGGNDMIPIVLGKEGEDNIVLKTLVELEKYLKISLKDIVSSETNTLRLFSNLNFLSNLPFKDVNLSDGLKHIIETMHQHFPTILCSFKQRFATIDKLAKLEARQNEVAIKISEAENFNDEAQLKEVVLKEQINRLKEEIKVCETALSSLDEGKNKCIAETIRYKKELENVRKNKSQVVEDQTKVEQELLQMAYKWSVLCSEYELDRMTARNPS
- the LOC106753631 gene encoding uncharacterized protein LOC106753631 isoform X1, producing the protein MSIASSLMMLEILTINHCDGLEYIIDTDDEYGKDNMKAIFPNLKTLSVFKCLLLKYMFGQYHVANKDYKEIHIQFSALESLSLHDLPKFVSICSTNTLTVTWPSLKDFVCYSCFYPFYGSVSYLTIITSTEDPKGIINHFLTLQTLHIWSSGFECIFFLNGHGMTEQQVSLRLRYLSLEYLHQMTYIWMGPKNSVTLQHLTTLKIRECGKLEVIFPSCVLRSLPELKLLTISECMELKQIVGCEKGASKDSFTFPNLKKLEIFGCPKLEVIFSKYVLRCLPELNFLQIRKCEKLEQIIEEDKKLSNHISPQPCFPKLEALYVGHCHKLKRLFYGSASNDLPNLHLLIINGAYELEELVGCEQGNCDEIGNTKAELPKLKLLIFMHLSNFHLDTRLSNLKICVVYKCPNLSLTSTTTLGKLIENFPYEEDFKNTVVERWEFEGILRLLNEDSAMSGSSEFTSSQETGDIGNESIEEGPAAEGAKTKSLSNGVEDISIEGGVATHIESGGMDLPALDSKLVEQDDKMNEGKPGIMSSKGIQIEEGLNLVDKQEGIDIVSNNNSDISPASADIRTRLGAYKHFVGLDDAQISLLVEAITSYPHLWNASKKFSDRFQAWRLKILADMLSFLQKESVHSVIPEREKEFDKLCEEAIEVGFESLWVEEMRQRVVARDPKLGEDIVAKRQIDENSKRNLSLLHKCSSGDMVSDSQAVEQGDGPNKDWEVSTSEIQRITTSLTVERPTPSYLYIPIRETPSNPLVDTQQTSEQWLMKQKIPVGEIPKSIVQVVVGQTIAKNTNMAASSILSESGSSQLDSKVTLQSKSHSHSEIKSSQIEPCIAKESEGHHKLIQDIGGNDMIPIVLGKEGEDNIVLKTLVELEKYLKISLKDIVSSETNTLRLFSNLNFLSNLPFKDVNLSDGLKHIIETMHQHFPTILCSFKQRFATIDKLAKLEARQNEVAIKISEAENFNDEAQLKEVVLKEQINRLKEEIKVCETALSSLDEGKNKCIAETIRYKKELENVRKNKSQVVEDQTKVEQELLQMAYKWSVLCSEYELDRMTARNPS
- the LOC106753631 gene encoding uncharacterized protein LOC106753631 isoform X3, with amino-acid sequence MSIASSLMMLEILTINHCDGLEYIIDTDDEYGKDNMKAIFPNLKTLSVFKCLLLKYMFGQYHVANKDYKEIHIQFSALESLSLHDLPKFVSICSTNTLTVTWPSLKDFVCYSCFYPFYGSVSYLTIITSTEDPKGIINHFLTLQTLHIWSSGFECIFFLNGHGMTEQQVSLRLRYLSLEYLHQMTYIWMGPKNSVTLQHLTTLKIRECGKLEVIFPSCVLRSLPELKLLTISECMELKQIVGCEKGASKDSFTFPNLKKLEIFGCPKLEVIFSKYVLRCLPELNFLQIRKCEKLEQIIEEDKKLSNHISPQPCFPKLEALYVGHCHKLKRLFYGSASNDLPNLHLLIINGAYELEELVGCEQGNCDEIGNTKAELPKLKLLIFMHLSNFHLDTRLSNLKICVVYKCPNLSLTSTTTLGKLIENFPYEEDFKNTVVERWEFEGILRLLNEDSAMSGSSEFTSSQETGDIGNESIEEGPAAEGAKTKSLSNGVEDISIEGGVATHIESGGMDLPALDSKLVEQDDKMNEGKPGIMSSKGIQIEEGLNLVDKQEGIDIVSNNNSDISPDIRTRLGAYKHFVGLDDAQISLLVEAITSYPHLWNASKKFSDRFQAWRLKILADMLSFLQKESVHSVIPEREKEFDKLCEEAIEVGFESLWVEEMRQRVVARDPKLGEDIVAKRQIDENSKRNLSLLHKCSSGDMVSDSQAVEQGDGPNKDWEVSTSEIQRITTSLTVERPTPSYLYIPIRETPSNPLVDTQQTSEQWLMKQKIPVGEIPKSIVQVVVGQTIAKNTNMAASSILSESGSSQLDSKVTLQSKSHSHSEIKSSQIEPCIAKESEGHHKLIQDIGGNDMIPIVLGKEGEDNIVLKTLVELEKYLKISLKDIVSSETNTLRLFSNLNFLSNLPFKDVNLSDGLKHIIETMHQHFPTILCSFKQRFATIDKLAKLEARQNEVAIKISEAENFNDEAQLKEVVLKEQINRLKEEIKVCETALSSLDEGKNKCIAETIRYKKELENVRKNKSQVVEDQTKVEQELLQMAYKWSVLCSEYELDRMTARNPS